The following are from one region of the Bacteroidales bacterium genome:
- a CDS encoding PKD domain-containing protein: MKKLLIILILNCLVFAIWAQVPAFPDSTFNGTGRKVFSLGSNVLNYGDNITLQPDGKIIMTGATFDGGLGGLTKLGVCRLLPDGAFDPTFGVGGISKVDLGTLGYNGGFEPEIVLQSDGSMYINGFTQDGAGTGDDMLICKLLGNGNLDPSFGTGGKVWVDLFGGGSPDAAYAITTDASGNVYACGSTRTGGTPFTNDVAVIKLSPAGVLDPSFSGDGKMLLDVSGNWDFAYGIHVLSNGKIIIGGYAGLPANFFALRLLPDGSYDNSFSGDGKVTVDIFGQNVADEVWGMSVDPDGKILLVGDGIDASAGSISKGAIVRLTADGVPDVTFDGDGIATFALSTSYNVLRSITRLSDGRYVAAGEAAVNMDKDYFVVRVMSDGSPDVSFNTTGMYTLDLTGLGNDDFGYGLAIQPDSKILVSGNAAINEFSNQKYSIARIMSPGVLASFSPSSDLICSGNQVQFTSSSMGEGLSFQWTFEGGSPATSTLENPLITYSMPGIFDVQLIVYNSEYSDTLFLENLIEVITIPLSPSTPAGSSTTCNLQTYQYSVDPVATANSYAWSLEPSTAGFLTPSANTATFTAATSWTGSFTLKANATNQCGTSSWSVPLNATVNHMPNTYMINGTGVYCEGGTASITLSGSETGVDYELYLDNAPTANILPGTGASLEWNNISTQGFYTVKANTAFCIQSMAGQIFVSMLSAPVQLTQPLGPTKACNNLNSLYSTEGGSPSDLYVWTMIPAEAGTVLSNGMQAEIDWSEDYTGIATLSVHAENSCGEGTESESLEIEIGAATIPQVTGLETACIGWTLPYETTANPGSSYNWQVTGGTVVSGSGTPQVNILWGTAGAGTVIVTETNAAGCDGLSQTFTVEVDACVGYTEMESKRSLNVFPNPTEGAITIEGLNVLDGSSTLSVLDLSGKVLIKKSLASGIESFVMGETSLLSSGVYIIEWMEKGVIQGRKMFIKK, from the coding sequence ATGAAAAAACTACTTATTATTTTAATTTTGAATTGCCTGGTTTTTGCCATTTGGGCCCAGGTTCCGGCATTCCCGGATAGTACCTTCAATGGTACCGGAAGGAAGGTATTCTCCCTGGGTTCCAATGTTCTCAATTATGGAGATAATATCACCCTTCAGCCTGATGGTAAGATTATTATGACAGGGGCTACTTTTGATGGTGGGCTGGGTGGATTGACAAAACTGGGTGTTTGTCGGCTCCTTCCGGATGGAGCGTTTGATCCAACTTTTGGAGTTGGTGGAATCAGTAAGGTGGATCTTGGCACACTGGGTTATAATGGTGGATTTGAGCCTGAAATCGTCCTTCAAAGTGACGGGAGCATGTATATCAATGGTTTTACCCAGGATGGTGCAGGAACCGGCGATGATATGCTGATCTGTAAGTTACTGGGTAATGGAAATCTTGACCCTTCATTTGGAACAGGTGGGAAAGTTTGGGTGGATCTGTTTGGTGGCGGCTCACCGGATGCTGCCTATGCCATTACAACTGATGCTTCAGGCAATGTATATGCCTGTGGTTCAACACGTACTGGAGGAACGCCTTTCACAAATGATGTTGCTGTCATCAAATTATCGCCTGCCGGAGTGCTTGATCCCTCCTTTTCAGGCGATGGGAAGATGCTCCTCGATGTTAGTGGGAACTGGGACTTTGCTTATGGTATCCATGTTCTTTCCAATGGTAAGATAATTATCGGAGGCTATGCAGGTCTTCCTGCTAACTTTTTTGCCCTCCGGCTATTACCTGATGGCTCCTATGACAATTCCTTCAGTGGGGATGGGAAAGTTACTGTCGATATTTTCGGACAGAATGTTGCAGATGAAGTATGGGGAATGTCAGTGGATCCTGATGGGAAGATACTCCTGGTGGGTGATGGAATTGATGCGAGCGCAGGGAGTATTTCCAAAGGGGCTATTGTAAGGCTTACTGCTGACGGAGTTCCTGATGTTACGTTTGATGGGGATGGAATAGCCACTTTTGCCTTATCCACCTCTTACAATGTACTCAGGAGTATAACCAGGCTGTCGGATGGACGGTATGTTGCTGCTGGTGAGGCTGCTGTGAACATGGATAAGGATTATTTTGTAGTGCGTGTGATGAGTGATGGATCGCCTGATGTCTCCTTCAATACAACAGGTATGTATACCCTCGACCTCACCGGACTGGGTAATGATGATTTTGGTTATGGTCTTGCCATACAACCTGATTCAAAAATACTGGTATCAGGAAATGCAGCTATCAACGAGTTTTCTAATCAGAAATACTCCATTGCCAGGATCATGTCACCTGGTGTGCTGGCCAGTTTTTCACCTTCTTCAGATCTGATCTGTAGCGGAAACCAGGTGCAGTTTACCAGCTCTTCCATGGGGGAAGGACTTTCCTTTCAATGGACTTTTGAAGGAGGGTCTCCAGCTACATCTACTCTCGAAAATCCTTTAATTACCTATTCAATGCCGGGTATTTTTGATGTACAGCTCATCGTATACAACAGTGAGTATTCCGATACCTTATTCCTTGAAAACCTTATCGAGGTAATCACCATTCCGCTGTCACCCTCCACTCCTGCAGGATCTTCTACCACTTGCAACCTTCAAACGTATCAATATTCTGTTGATCCGGTTGCTACCGCCAACTCTTATGCATGGTCACTGGAGCCTTCAACAGCAGGTTTTCTAACACCTTCGGCCAATACGGCAACTTTTACTGCCGCAACCAGCTGGACTGGGTCTTTTACTTTGAAGGCAAATGCTACCAACCAATGTGGAACCAGCAGCTGGTCAGTGCCTCTGAATGCGACTGTTAACCATATGCCCAATACATATATGATCAATGGAACCGGTGTGTATTGTGAAGGAGGAACTGCAAGCATCACTTTATCCGGCTCAGAAACGGGAGTTGATTATGAATTATATCTTGATAATGCCCCTACGGCGAACATCCTGCCAGGAACCGGTGCCAGTCTGGAATGGAACAATATTTCCACCCAGGGATTTTATACTGTAAAAGCAAATACTGCCTTCTGCATCCAATCAATGGCAGGCCAGATCTTTGTATCAATGCTATCTGCGCCTGTTCAGCTGACACAGCCTTTAGGACCGACCAAGGCTTGTAATAATCTGAATTCCCTTTATTCAACTGAAGGAGGATCCCCCAGCGATTTATATGTTTGGACTATGATTCCAGCTGAAGCCGGAACTGTGTTAAGCAACGGAATGCAAGCAGAAATTGATTGGAGTGAGGATTATACAGGAATAGCAACATTGTCTGTCCATGCTGAAAATAGCTGCGGAGAAGGAACTGAATCAGAATCCCTCGAAATTGAAATAGGTGCGGCTACTATTCCACAAGTTACAGGATTAGAAACTGCCTGTATCGGTTGGACTTTACCCTACGAAACCACTGCCAATCCGGGGAGTTCCTATAACTGGCAGGTAACTGGAGGTACAGTTGTTTCAGGCTCCGGAACTCCACAGGTTAATATTTTATGGGGAACAGCAGGTGCCGGCACTGTAATTGTCACTGAAACCAATGCCGCAGGTTGTGATGGTTTGTCACAGACTTTTACGGTGGAGGTTGATGCCTGCGTTGGATATACTGAAATGGAATCAAAAAGAAGCCTCAATGTTTTCCCAAATCCTACCGAAGGTGCTATCACTATCGAAGGATTAAATGTACTTGATGGAAGTTCAACCCTGAGTGTACTTGATTTATCAGGAAAAGTACTGATTAAGAAGTCCCTGGCATCTGGAATTGAATCATTTGTGATGGGCGAAACCAGCTTGCTATCTTCCGGGGTTTATATTATTGAATGGATGGAAAAAGGTGTAATCCAGGGCAGGAAGATGTTCATTAAGAAGTAA
- a CDS encoding S8 family serine peptidase, producing the protein MRKITIQVFLLLILLIPTFTQAQNFYWVSFRDKSDTGFNPYEYFDSKAIERRIRNGVPINDRTDWPVNENYIETVQQGVSTLVFTSRWFNAVVVGANEIQAEVIRQLPFVSSVEMLPYMQTLLASSVDYDTILDEEDASLLSWQLKSLQGDKFSEAGIDGKGVRIAIFDVGFPGVKENPAFEKIFREGRVIATRDFSKRKGEDVFWGKSHGAHVWSCIAGQVGDIRMGLATGAEFLLAKTEVDREPFSEELHWMAAAEWADKNGADIINSSLGYTQKRYFPWDMDGKTSYISKAANMAARKGILVVNAAGNEGTNDWGTIGTPADADSVLAIGGIDPETGYHTSFSSYGPSADKRLKPNVSAFGHVIVSGESGFSNSTGTSFASPLVAGFAACVLQLWKETPCMELFHLIEKSGNLYPYFDYAHGFGMPQAGYFTGKQVLPPEPTFTFVESEDSVKVMVNNKLIPSQEWQYDKWSDGSILRSNLYYNITNAKGVIDSYYVVDVTEEEVLVIDRSEYLEGETLVVHFAGHTASIKL; encoded by the coding sequence ATGCGAAAAATAACTATCCAGGTTTTTCTCCTCCTAATTCTATTGATACCAACGTTTACCCAGGCACAGAATTTTTACTGGGTAAGTTTCCGCGACAAGTCTGACACTGGCTTCAATCCATATGAATATTTTGATAGCAAAGCCATTGAGCGTCGAATCAGGAATGGAGTACCGATTAATGACCGCACCGACTGGCCGGTAAATGAAAATTATATTGAAACGGTTCAGCAGGGAGTTTCTACCCTGGTTTTCACAAGCAGGTGGTTCAATGCGGTGGTTGTGGGGGCGAATGAAATTCAAGCAGAGGTGATCCGTCAACTTCCATTTGTAAGTTCTGTTGAGATGTTACCTTATATGCAGACACTTCTTGCCTCATCGGTTGATTATGATACAATTCTTGATGAAGAGGATGCATCTTTGTTGTCGTGGCAACTTAAAAGCCTTCAAGGCGACAAATTTTCCGAAGCAGGCATTGATGGGAAAGGGGTAAGGATAGCCATTTTTGATGTTGGATTTCCCGGAGTAAAGGAAAATCCCGCTTTCGAGAAAATATTCCGTGAAGGCAGAGTCATTGCAACCCGCGATTTTTCAAAGAGGAAAGGGGAGGATGTTTTCTGGGGGAAAAGCCATGGAGCTCATGTTTGGTCATGTATCGCCGGGCAGGTTGGGGATATCAGGATGGGTTTGGCCACAGGTGCTGAATTCCTGCTGGCAAAAACTGAGGTGGATCGTGAGCCTTTCTCGGAAGAGCTTCACTGGATGGCAGCCGCTGAATGGGCCGATAAAAACGGGGCTGATATTATCAATAGCTCCCTGGGATATACCCAAAAAAGATATTTCCCCTGGGATATGGATGGAAAAACAAGTTATATCTCAAAAGCGGCAAATATGGCGGCAAGGAAAGGAATACTCGTGGTGAATGCAGCTGGTAATGAAGGAACCAACGACTGGGGAACCATCGGTACACCTGCTGATGCTGATAGCGTTCTGGCAATCGGAGGTATTGACCCTGAAACCGGATATCATACTTCTTTCAGTTCGTATGGGCCCTCTGCTGATAAAAGATTGAAGCCTAATGTCAGTGCTTTTGGCCATGTCATTGTTTCCGGAGAGTCTGGTTTCTCCAATAGCACCGGTACTTCCTTTGCTTCCCCATTGGTTGCAGGATTTGCAGCATGTGTGCTTCAACTCTGGAAAGAAACACCTTGTATGGAGCTTTTCCATTTAATTGAAAAATCCGGGAACCTATACCCTTATTTCGACTATGCTCATGGTTTTGGTATGCCTCAGGCAGGTTATTTTACGGGGAAGCAGGTGTTGCCACCTGAACCAACGTTTACCTTCGTTGAGTCTGAAGATTCTGTCAAGGTGATGGTTAACAATAAGCTAATTCCTTCCCAGGAATGGCAATACGATAAGTGGTCAGATGGTTCAATACTTCGTTCTAATCTTTATTATAACATTACCAATGC